In Halobaculum magnesiiphilum, the following proteins share a genomic window:
- a CDS encoding BbrUII/HgiDII family restriction enzyme: protein MSQTESKPKTEEETPYEMSLSLNVLNHLGLNLYSNVPAVLSEAVANAWDADAENVDVSIYPEEERIEIVDDGHGMDLYDVNNRYLRVGYRRREDEDRPNRTPEHNRPVMGRKGIGKLSLFSIAETVEVYTTKDGEQHAFRMIVDEIKEAIGEEEPGNDAMQPQSYVPTQIDDFPDDHNQGTKIVLKNLKKRVHTAESALRKRLARRFSILGSEYDFTVRVNGEPIDITDRDYFHKIQFLWTFGDDRYVDYCRDAKLEEHEHRSSTTESGYEVEGWIGTVEKPRDLVEDIPGTGSETDDLNKISLMVRGKMAKADLMEDFNDSRMVTKYLVGEIHADFLDYDDEEDIATSNREDMVKDDPRYQELLEFIRGELNHIANRWGHLRNEQGSEEARQIGVIDMWYESLSPDNREQAKKLFGKINQMAVNDENDRKELFKYGVLAFENLKYKQNLEQLDSASTEDAGKVARILEDLEDIESTRFHQTVTQRLRVIEKLQQKLEDNTLETVLQEHIGEHPWLLDPSWERTAGTDLMEDWVRIDFTEEEDEAAGRLDLKHIRTAGKHVIIDLKRPDYKPTQSELEEHAEQYRDTISSLLSRSGRADEPVEVVFVVGTQPVDEETEEPVRHPNKSLDVDNARVQLYENLLKSSREAYEEYIQNRPEAGRVSRLLDEIDAGDTLND, encoded by the coding sequence ATGTCACAGACAGAATCGAAACCCAAGACCGAGGAGGAAACGCCGTACGAGATGTCGCTCAGCCTCAACGTACTGAATCATCTGGGGCTGAACCTCTACAGTAACGTACCCGCCGTTCTCTCAGAGGCTGTTGCGAACGCATGGGACGCCGACGCCGAGAACGTTGACGTCTCGATCTATCCCGAGGAGGAACGCATCGAGATCGTTGACGACGGCCACGGCATGGACCTGTACGACGTGAACAATCGGTATCTCCGCGTCGGATACCGGCGGCGGGAGGACGAGGACCGGCCGAACCGAACACCGGAGCACAACCGGCCGGTTATGGGACGGAAGGGCATCGGGAAGCTCTCCCTGTTCTCCATCGCCGAGACCGTAGAGGTGTACACGACGAAGGACGGGGAGCAGCACGCCTTCCGGATGATTGTCGACGAGATCAAGGAGGCCATCGGGGAAGAAGAACCGGGGAACGATGCGATGCAGCCTCAGAGCTACGTGCCGACCCAGATCGATGACTTCCCCGACGACCACAATCAAGGGACCAAAATCGTTCTCAAGAACCTGAAGAAACGGGTTCACACAGCAGAAAGCGCCCTGCGGAAGCGTCTGGCCCGACGGTTCAGTATTCTCGGGTCGGAGTACGATTTCACCGTCCGGGTGAATGGCGAACCTATCGATATCACCGACCGCGACTACTTCCACAAAATCCAATTTCTCTGGACATTCGGTGATGACAGGTACGTCGACTACTGTCGCGACGCGAAGCTTGAGGAACACGAACACCGGTCCTCAACCACCGAGAGTGGGTACGAGGTGGAGGGTTGGATCGGGACGGTTGAGAAGCCGCGTGACCTCGTTGAGGATATCCCCGGCACTGGCTCGGAGACGGATGACCTGAACAAAATCTCGTTGATGGTCCGCGGGAAGATGGCGAAGGCCGATCTGATGGAGGATTTCAACGATAGCCGGATGGTCACGAAGTACCTCGTGGGCGAGATCCACGCCGACTTCCTGGACTACGACGACGAGGAGGACATCGCTACCTCGAACCGGGAGGACATGGTCAAGGACGATCCCCGGTACCAGGAACTGCTCGAATTCATCCGCGGCGAACTCAACCACATCGCGAACCGGTGGGGGCACCTCCGTAATGAGCAGGGTTCGGAAGAAGCGAGGCAGATCGGTGTAATCGATATGTGGTACGAAAGCCTGTCACCGGATAACCGGGAGCAGGCAAAGAAGCTGTTCGGGAAGATCAACCAGATGGCGGTCAACGACGAGAACGATCGGAAGGAACTGTTCAAGTACGGCGTCCTCGCGTTTGAGAACCTGAAGTACAAGCAGAACCTGGAGCAACTGGACTCCGCCTCGACCGAGGACGCCGGGAAGGTGGCCCGTATCTTGGAAGACCTGGAGGATATCGAATCCACCCGATTCCACCAGACCGTAACTCAGCGTCTTCGCGTGATCGAGAAACTGCAGCAGAAACTGGAGGACAACACCCTGGAGACAGTGCTGCAGGAACATATCGGCGAGCATCCGTGGCTATTGGATCCGTCGTGGGAACGTACCGCGGGCACCGATCTGATGGAGGACTGGGTTCGGATCGACTTCACCGAAGAAGAGGACGAGGCAGCCGGCCGGCTGGATTTGAAACACATCCGCACCGCCGGGAAGCACGTCATTATCGACCTCAAGCGGCCAGACTACAAGCCTACCCAGTCCGAGCTCGAGGAGCACGCCGAACAGTACCGGGATACGATCAGTTCACTGCTCAGCAGGAGCGGCCGGGCGGACGAACCGGTGGAGGTCGTGTTCGTCGTCGGTACCCAGCCGGTAGACGAGGAAACCGAGGAACCGGTCCGTCACCCGAACAAATCGCTGGACGTGGACAACGCTCGGGTTCAGCTGTACGAGAACTTGCTCAAATCGTCCCGCGAGGCCTACGAGGAGTACATTCAGAACCGGCCGGAGGCCGGCCGTGTGTCCCGGCTGCTTGACGAAATCGATGCAGGGGATACGCTGAACGACTGA
- a CDS encoding DNA cytosine methyltransferase: MDIAGVDLFCGVGGLTHGFERAGIPVAAGIDVDPDCRYPYEENNDAKFVEADVSEMSSEDVADLFPDGSFKILAGCAPCQPFSNYNNGVDSSEMDDWALLTEFGRLVQDIEPDIVAMENVQEIRNHRVYSDFIDTLFKAGYDISINKVDCEKYGVPQSRRRLLVLASKHSDISLIDPTHTGYNGHVTVEETIGNGKLNPIEAGEADDEDPLHRTQTLSEINLERIRQSTPGGTWRDWDEELILDCHKKDSGSSYDSVYGRMEWKGTAPTITTQFYGYGSGRFGHPEQDRAISLREGAMLQTFPKDYSFVEEETDEISFKQIGRFVGNAVPVRIAEVVGESINQHLNNINVTDRIETQDRGGNAVRDVAQPQRTESSGAEPLQ; the protein is encoded by the coding sequence ATGGATATTGCCGGCGTTGATTTGTTCTGCGGCGTCGGAGGGTTGACTCACGGGTTTGAGAGGGCTGGAATCCCTGTTGCTGCCGGAATTGACGTCGACCCCGACTGCCGGTATCCCTACGAGGAAAACAACGATGCAAAGTTCGTAGAGGCTGACGTCTCCGAGATGTCCAGCGAGGATGTTGCCGACCTGTTCCCGGACGGCAGCTTCAAAATCCTCGCAGGCTGCGCGCCCTGCCAGCCGTTTTCGAACTACAACAATGGCGTGGATAGCTCGGAGATGGATGACTGGGCGTTACTCACGGAATTCGGTCGCCTGGTACAGGATATCGAACCGGACATCGTGGCAATGGAGAACGTGCAGGAGATCCGCAATCACCGGGTGTACTCCGACTTCATAGACACCCTGTTCAAAGCCGGATACGACATCTCCATCAACAAGGTGGACTGCGAGAAATACGGCGTCCCCCAATCCCGGCGGCGGCTCCTGGTGCTTGCCTCCAAGCACAGCGACATCAGCCTGATTGATCCGACGCATACCGGGTACAACGGCCACGTCACCGTTGAGGAGACGATCGGGAACGGCAAGCTGAATCCGATAGAAGCAGGCGAGGCCGATGACGAAGATCCGCTGCACCGGACGCAGACCTTATCCGAAATCAACCTGGAACGAATCCGGCAATCTACGCCCGGCGGGACATGGCGGGACTGGGATGAGGAACTGATTCTGGACTGCCACAAGAAAGACAGCGGCAGTTCGTACGACAGCGTGTACGGCCGCATGGAATGGAAAGGCACCGCACCCACCATCACCACGCAGTTCTACGGCTACGGTAGCGGCCGTTTCGGCCACCCGGAGCAGGACCGCGCGATCTCCCTCCGCGAGGGAGCAATGCTGCAGACGTTTCCCAAAGACTATTCCTTCGTCGAGGAAGAAACAGACGAGATATCATTCAAGCAGATCGGGCGGTTCGTCGGCAACGCAGTACCCGTTCGGATTGCCGAAGTGGTCGGTGAAAGCATAAATCAACACCTCAACAATATCAATGTCACAGACAGAATCGAAACCCAAGACCGAGGAGGAAACGCCGTACGAGATGTCGCTCAGCCTCAACGTACTGAATCATCTGGGGCTGAACCTCTACAGTAA
- a CDS encoding ribbon-helix-helix domain-containing protein, with translation MKLVIDVPDPLVSQIKDTVENGGYENAQEFVNTAIENQLELEEYGDDEFKTLDEAIKELDDSEPEPEEPEENGDPDDLLTDGLGRQEYDAVSTVPPPDQDRLADGPLWGQYNRVFPAKIVVRRLANMVREQNENSSPSGNGLRWIELDHFQDDAAQLARNYGLTIKEFDQKKSRGRGEKIASGLPTGDDADKSKDRFETHFIGYSDRNNKLTGAPPNLLFVDISDEDVSRIGITEAGLEFAELYNPLLDDGPDADESLSPDEREFYIDHTRDNLPAEYEAMVTTAEAISEGNNRPTSLSEHVSELNEEWSQSQADTMRSGLVSRMYELGLINRERVGQRGIAYNLTETGESLLNDTEVTFE, from the coding sequence GTGAAACTCGTGATCGACGTTCCAGACCCCCTCGTCAGCCAGATCAAGGACACTGTCGAGAACGGCGGATACGAAAACGCCCAGGAGTTTGTGAACACGGCGATTGAAAACCAGCTGGAACTGGAGGAGTACGGGGACGACGAGTTCAAGACACTTGACGAAGCCATCAAGGAGTTGGACGATTCGGAGCCCGAACCGGAGGAACCGGAGGAAAACGGAGACCCGGACGACCTCCTTACGGACGGTCTTGGCCGGCAAGAGTACGATGCTGTCTCAACCGTGCCACCTCCCGACCAGGACCGGTTAGCAGACGGGCCGCTATGGGGGCAGTACAACCGTGTGTTCCCTGCGAAGATCGTAGTCCGCCGCTTAGCGAACATGGTCCGGGAGCAGAACGAGAACAGTAGCCCGTCGGGGAACGGCCTACGATGGATCGAACTGGACCATTTCCAGGATGACGCGGCGCAGCTCGCTCGCAATTACGGGCTGACGATCAAAGAGTTCGACCAGAAGAAGTCGCGCGGCAGGGGTGAAAAGATCGCGTCAGGCCTGCCTACCGGCGATGACGCAGATAAGTCCAAGGACCGGTTCGAGACCCACTTCATCGGATACTCGGATCGGAATAACAAGCTCACCGGAGCACCGCCGAACCTGCTCTTTGTCGATATCAGCGACGAGGACGTGTCCCGGATCGGGATTACCGAGGCCGGACTCGAATTCGCCGAGCTGTACAACCCGTTGCTGGATGACGGGCCTGACGCTGACGAGTCACTGTCACCGGACGAGAGAGAGTTCTACATAGACCACACTCGGGACAACCTTCCTGCCGAATACGAGGCGATGGTGACGACGGCCGAGGCCATCAGCGAAGGAAATAACCGTCCTACCTCGCTCAGCGAACATGTCTCGGAACTGAACGAAGAATGGAGTCAGTCACAAGCGGATACGATGCGGTCCGGACTGGTTAGCAGAATGTACGAACTAGGGTTAATCAACCGCGAACGAGTCGGCCAGCGTGGTATCGCCTACAATCTTACTGAGACAGGAGAATCCCTGCTCAACGACACCGAGGTGACCTTCGAATGA
- a CDS encoding SprT-like domain-containing protein, whose translation MSRTELAETAERYACEVQETYQNSPIADVELARVDWKVSPQLCRAGAYCETLLDDPPEHTIVLSYPGYRSWGWDRVKGIIRHELVHVVINEEYEDGVTAHGPEFQDVAESVDAPIRGEDPVPYRYQLYCSYCGAMIDGLYKASDRTQNPEEYQSPCCESSLTVETNSDWPGYATE comes from the coding sequence TTGAGCCGTACCGAACTGGCGGAAACAGCCGAACGCTACGCCTGTGAAGTCCAGGAAACGTATCAGAACAGTCCGATTGCCGACGTTGAGCTGGCCCGGGTGGACTGGAAGGTCTCACCCCAGCTTTGCCGTGCAGGCGCGTACTGCGAAACGCTACTGGATGACCCGCCGGAGCACACCATCGTCCTCTCCTATCCCGGTTACCGGTCCTGGGGATGGGACCGGGTGAAAGGCATCATCCGCCACGAACTCGTCCATGTCGTCATCAACGAAGAGTACGAGGACGGCGTGACCGCGCACGGTCCCGAGTTCCAGGACGTCGCCGAATCGGTGGACGCACCGATCCGTGGTGAAGACCCCGTCCCGTATCGATACCAGCTGTATTGCAGCTATTGTGGCGCGATGATCGACGGGCTGTACAAGGCATCTGACCGGACGCAGAATCCCGAGGAGTACCAGTCACCGTGCTGCGAGAGCTCGCTCACGGTCGAAACCAATTCCGACTGGCCCGGATACGCCACCGAGTGA
- a CDS encoding DUF6339 family protein, giving the protein MTQLKRLDQSGHVHISEEFLRGDEDLTVDDLSPYIEPVNATGDLEELRRVLDYVMNNFDEHDPMIDSAAGPNVHQLVDITRRQAGDPGVWHYLTVVEFPDFVRYRWPYTTETAMREKFLKAGTDIYSNALHRLWWISELTYDMDGDGERDYSLTEDVLANQTLANKIFDRWFARHKPAAVACAEVLLEAEASSTVIEQTTLRFRETLSKVQLEGMSEDEIRTLIEDILSEVEDDLS; this is encoded by the coding sequence ATGACGCAACTCAAACGCCTCGACCAGTCCGGCCACGTCCACATCAGCGAGGAATTCCTGCGCGGAGACGAGGACCTGACGGTCGACGACCTTTCACCGTACATCGAACCCGTCAACGCAACCGGCGATCTGGAAGAACTCCGCCGAGTGCTTGATTACGTGATGAACAACTTCGACGAGCACGACCCGATGATCGACAGCGCTGCCGGTCCTAACGTCCACCAACTCGTCGACATCACCCGTCGGCAAGCAGGCGATCCCGGCGTTTGGCACTACCTGACCGTCGTCGAGTTCCCCGATTTCGTCCGGTACCGGTGGCCGTACACCACCGAGACAGCGATGCGTGAAAAGTTCCTCAAGGCCGGGACGGACATCTACTCCAACGCACTGCACCGGCTATGGTGGATATCCGAACTCACCTACGATATGGACGGTGACGGGGAACGGGACTACTCGCTTACGGAGGACGTCCTCGCCAATCAGACCCTGGCCAACAAGATCTTCGACCGGTGGTTCGCCCGGCACAAGCCTGCGGCCGTCGCGTGCGCTGAGGTGCTGCTGGAGGCGGAGGCCAGTTCGACCGTCATCGAACAGACAACGCTCCGGTTCCGCGAAACTCTGAGCAAGGTCCAGCTCGAAGGGATGTCCGAAGACGAGATCCGCACCCTCATCGAAGACATCCTGTCGGAAGTCGAGGACGATCTGAGCTAG